The following coding sequences lie in one Chelonoidis abingdonii isolate Lonesome George chromosome 6, CheloAbing_2.0, whole genome shotgun sequence genomic window:
- the LOC116835783 gene encoding putative peptidyl-tRNA hydrolase 2 isoform X1, translating to MEADEALLLLLRLRELGVPEAAARRALALTGNVSAEAAAQLYFGSLETQEQVDGGGCYKMVFVVNTELAMGVGKIAAQVGHAAVGLYQLIQEKSTGRKMICQWDEYGAKKVVVQGSNTAHLMDLQALALSLELPTYLVQDAGRTQVTKLGIECMCVTNTMHLAL from the exons ATGGAGGCGGATgaggcgctgctgctgctgctgcggctgcGGGAGCTGGGGGTGCCTGAGGCGGCGGCGCGCCGG gCGCTGGCCTTGACCGGAAATGTGTCCGCGGAGGCGGCGGCGCAGCTCTACTTCGGTAGCCTGGAGACGCAG GAGCAGGTGGATGGCGGCGGCTGCTACAAGATGGTGTTTGTGGTGAACACGGAGCTCGCCATGGGCGTCGGGAAG ATAGCAGCCCAGGTCGGACACGCAGCTGTTGGCCTGTACCAGTTAATACAAGAAAAATCCACTGGGAGGAAGATGATCTGTCAGTGGGATGAATATGG TGCGAAGAAGGTTGTAGTTCAAGGATCAAACACTGCCCACCTCATGGATCTGCAAGCATTGGCTTTGAGCCTGGAGCTGCCAACATACCTGGTGCAGGATGCAGGGAGAACACAGGTAACCAAGCTAGGAATTGAGTGCATGTGTGTGACTAATACAATGCATTTGGCTCTTTAA
- the LOC116835783 gene encoding putative peptidyl-tRNA hydrolase 2 isoform X2 has translation MEADEALLLLLRLRELGVPEAAARRALALTGNVSAEAAAQLYFGSLETQIAAQVGHAAVGLYQLIQEKSTGRKMICQWDEYGAKKVVVQGSNTAHLMDLQALALSLELPTYLVQDAGRTQVTKLGIECMCVTNTMHLAL, from the exons ATGGAGGCGGATgaggcgctgctgctgctgctgcggctgcGGGAGCTGGGGGTGCCTGAGGCGGCGGCGCGCCGG gCGCTGGCCTTGACCGGAAATGTGTCCGCGGAGGCGGCGGCGCAGCTCTACTTCGGTAGCCTGGAGACGCAG ATAGCAGCCCAGGTCGGACACGCAGCTGTTGGCCTGTACCAGTTAATACAAGAAAAATCCACTGGGAGGAAGATGATCTGTCAGTGGGATGAATATGG TGCGAAGAAGGTTGTAGTTCAAGGATCAAACACTGCCCACCTCATGGATCTGCAAGCATTGGCTTTGAGCCTGGAGCTGCCAACATACCTGGTGCAGGATGCAGGGAGAACACAGGTAACCAAGCTAGGAATTGAGTGCATGTGTGTGACTAATACAATGCATTTGGCTCTTTAA